In Lineus longissimus chromosome 7, tnLinLong1.2, whole genome shotgun sequence, a genomic segment contains:
- the LOC135491402 gene encoding centrosomal protein of 83 kDa-like, whose product MASMYPTGKRLGQSMPTLATETETQKMLADEKMRSEQHRTNYQTLKAEHTRLQDEYTQMQNEHRNTIEESKLMQEKYKSLIEQGKRENADLIAQVDDLKTQVVTPQRLDIMRMQIADELERVYKERFGTLEAETERYRSEYNKLRYEYSFLKSEYEHDKVEQQRILDEMKLQHEAEVTNLRKEREATIARQLSEVSHDTQKVRQLQRDNAQLHLKVKGLLSELEEIRAQREHLGMQSDHVSRIQTKQLTEHASNIRALQTERDSLRAQLDSVTRELTNYSDENNRLTSRVHELEKENIVLRNRVDELSHRGKVDMTNLRMEMMKSNGELERERDKLQSEVEDLQSQLEIAKHTLQQQSNSLVEKERDCVKKIQVAREEEWSKMTKIENEKLELETKLQEVERRRIDEEGRLHQEREKMNEQIRAAEDARETAEKETLVFRTKFQQHQSVLNQLEQERSENSDLKARIHRIENELTAFVTSEREILEENSHLRSQNDMLDNELKRTHGDLNRDKEGCEKLLAQHRAMWIDEKTQLHGRLAELDEQLAATNKKLNQATVVHKKRKRRYQKYARALKDKCELLKAKCEKLSLEKGALKNSVSSDAYSKVRRQLKDLTRRHTEFRNIMMMGTNYKDVLIGQSELLMPISNDFEEQEKQHQRDLQVVRQRLETLDNKQQEQMDEMSRLNATTTYPESQVETDEC is encoded by the exons ATGGCCTCCATGTATCCAACGGGCAAGCGACTGGGGCAGTCTATGCCAACCCTTGCcacagaaacagaaacacagaaaatgtTGGCAGATGAGAAAATGAGGAGCGAACAACATCGAACTAATTATCAAACTCTCAAGGCAGAACACACAAG GCTCCAAGATGAATACACCCAGATGCAGAACGAACACAGGAACACAATCGAAGAGAGCAAACTTATGCAGGAGAAATACAAGTCGTTGATTGAACAAGGCAAACGGGAAAATGCTGATTTAATTGCTCAAGTTGATGATCTCAAAACTCAG GTTGTGACGCCGCAGCGCCTGGATATCATGCGCATGCAGATTGCTGATGAATTAGAACGCGTCTACAAGGAAAGGTTCGGCACCCTTGAGGCAGAGACGGAACGATATCGTTCAGAGTATAACAAGCTACGCTACGAATACTCGTTCCTCAAGTCTGAGTATGAGCATGATAAAGTTGAACAGCAGAGGATACTTGATGAGATGAAGTTACAGCATGAGGCGGAG GTGACCAATCTAAGGAAAGAACGAGAGGCAACGATAGCAAGACAGTTATCCGAGGTCAGCCATGACACTCAGAAAGTCCGCCAACTCCAGCGAGATAATGCTCAGTTACATTTGAAAGTGAAGGGATTGTTGTCCGAGTTGGAAGAGATCCGTGCGCAGAGGGAGCATCTTGGGATGCAGTCTGACCACGTCAGTCGGATCCAGACGAAACAATTGACCGAGCATGCTTCAAATATCCGAGCTCTCCAG ACGGAACGTGATTCCCTCCGAGCACAATTAGACAGCGTAACGCGAGAACTGACAAACTATTCCGATGAAAACAACCGCCTCACATCCCGCGTCCACGAACTTGAGAAAGAGAACATCGTCCTGAGGAATCGTGTGGATGAATTATCGCACCGCGGAAAGGTAGACATGACCAATCTCAGGATGGAGATGATGAAGAGTAACGGAGAGCTTGAGAGGGAGAGGGACAAGTTACAGAGTGAAGTAGAAG ATCTCCAATCTCAACTGGAGATAGCCAAACACACTCTCCAGCAGCAGAGTAACAGCTTGGTGGAGAAGGAGAGGGACTGCGTCAAGAAGATTCAGGTTGCAAGAGAGGAGGAGTGGAGCAAGATGACCAAGATTGAAAATGAGAA ATTGGAGCTCGAAACGAAGCTGCAAGAGGTTGAACGTCGGCGTATTGATGAAGAAGGTCGCCTTCACCAGGAGAGAGAAAAGATGAACGAACAAATCAGGGCAGCTGAGGATGCGCGGGAAACTGCTGAAAAGGAGACACTGGTTTTCAG GACAAAGTTCCAACAACACCAATCAGTCCTAAACCAACTAGAGCAAGAGCGCTCAGAAAATTCCGACCTGAAAGCAAGAATCCATCGCATTGAAAACGAACTCACAGCATTTGTCACAAGCGAACGAGAAATCTTGGAGGAGAACTCGCACCTGCGAAGCCAAAATGATATGCTCGACAACGAACTAAAGAGAACACACGGGGATTTGAATCGCGATAAGGAGGGATGTGAAAAACTTCTTGCTCAACATCGGGCGATGTGGATAGATGAGAAAACCCAGTTGCACGGACGACTAGCAGAATTGGATGAACAGCTTGCGGCCACGAACAAGAAGCTTAATCAGGCAACAGTCGTGCACAAAAAG AGGAAGCGACGGTATCAAAAATATGCCCGCGCCTTGAAGGACAAGTGCGAGCTGTTGAAGGCAAAGTGTGAGAAGTTGTCACTGGAGAAAGGAGCCCTCAA AAATTCCGTCTCATCAGATGCTTACAGTAAGGTACGCCGTCAGCTGAAGGACCTGACCCGTCGCCATACCGAGTTCCGTAACATCATGATGATGGGAACGAATTACAAGGATGTCCTCATCGGCCAATCAGAACTATTGATGCCAATATCAAACGATTTCGAAGAACAG GAAAAACAACACCAACGTGACCTCCAAGTCGTACGTCAACGACTCGAAACTCTCGACAACAAACAACAGGAACAGATGGACGAAATGTCGCGCCTAAACGCAACAACGACATACCCGGAATCCCAGGTTGAGACGGATGAATGCTAA